Genomic window (Streptomyces sp. RerS4):
CTCGGGGGCCACGAACAGCTCGAAGCCGTCCTCGCCGGTGTAGCCCGTACGGGCGATCAGCGCGGGCACGCCCGCGACGGTGCCCGGCAGGCCCGCGTAGTACTTGAGGCCGTCCAGGTCGGCGTCGGTGAGCGAGGCCAGGATGCCGGGGGACTCGGGGCCCTGAACGGCGATCAGCGCGTACGCTTCGCGGTCGTCGCGGACCTCGGCGTCGAAGCCGGCGGCGCGCTCGGTCAGCGCGTCCAGCACGACCTGGGCGTTGGAGGCGTTGGCGACGACCATGAACTCCGTCTCGCCGAGGCGGTAGACGATCAGGTCGTCCAGGATGCCGCCGTCCTCCACACAGATGTGCGTGTAGCGGGCGCGGCCGACGCCGACGGTCGAGATGTTGCCGACGAGGGCGTAGTCGAGGGCCTTGACGGCCTCCGGGCCGGTCAGGGTGATCTCGCCCATGTGGGAGAGGTCGAAGAGACCGGCCTTGGTGCGTACCGCGGTGTGCTCCTCGCGCTCACTGGCGTAGCGCAGCGGCATGTCCCAGCCCGCGAAGTCGGTCATGGTCGCACCGAGCGAGCGGTGCAGCGCGTCGAGCGCGGTCAGACGGGGGGCAGTGCTCATGGGTGTGGCTCCCGGGTCCCAGGGCATGACATGACGAGGACGATCCTCCCCATCTGTCATCGGAACCTGAGAGGTTCGCCGAGAGTCACCGCGGGGACGCGGTGCGCCGTCGACTTGCACCTTGGGTGGAGCGCGCGCCGGTGACCGTCGGGGGACGGACCCGTCGCGGCTCGCTTTTCAGATCTGCCTCATCCACGCGGTACGGGGCCTGAGAGATTCAAGGGAGGTACTTGCTCCTTCGGCGCCCGGACACGGCCTCGCGGCCTGCCGGGACTCTCCCGCGCGGATTCAAGCGGCCGGTATGCAGTTGGTGTCCAGATGGCGCACATCATTGCACGGGTCGCCCGGGAGTGGGCGGTGGGGCCCGCGAGAACGTACGACCGGAACCGGCGCCGCCGGATTACCGTCTCTTTACACTCAGTGGGCATGGGGCCGTCACGGCCCGTTTTCGGGGGGAGAGCACTGTGCGGAGATTCGGAGTGGTGACGACGACGGGCACCGTGAACGCGGTCCCCACCCAGCGGGGCGCGCAGCCCCTGGCGGTGGGACCCGTCCGTGACCTGCGGGGTACGACGGCCCGCGGGCCGCACAGGCTGCGCTTCCCCGCCGGGGACATCGTGGTGGTCTCGGGCCTGCCGGGGGGCGGCAAGAGCACCCTGATCAAGCGGGCCGCCGAGGGCGGCGGGATCGACTCCCAGGACACCCGCGAGCGCTGGGAGCGCCGCATGCCGGCCGCCCTGCCCTACGCCGCGTACCGGCCGGCGGTCCGCCTCGCGCACTACTGGGGGCTGTGGCGCCGGCTGCGCTCCGGCGCCTCTGTGGTGGTCCACGACTGCGGCACCCAGAGCTGGGTGCGCGCGCTGCTCGCCGGCGCCGCCCGCCGCCGGGGCCGGGCGCTGCACCTGCTGCTGTTGGACACCACCGCCGAGGAGGCCCTCTCCGGGCAGCTGGCCCGGGGCCGCCGGGTCTCCGCGTACGCCTTCGCCCGCCACCGGGGCGCCGTACGCCGACTGCTGCGCGAGGCCGAGTCCGGCCGCCTCCCGGCGGGCTGCGCCTCGGCCGTCCTCCTGGACCGCCGCTCGGCGGCGGCGGTGGCGGCGATCACCTTCCATCCCTGAGCGCCACCGACCTCGGCACCACTGCCGGGCGCTGCCGGGAGCGGGCCGCCCGGTAGCCTCGGCACGACACCACGCGGAACCTACGGAGGCAACGGCACATGCAGGGCAGCGGCTGGCCGGCGAACGAGTTGGAGCAGGTGCTCGGGACGGTGCTGGGGCAGGCGGACGCCGGGGCCCGGATCCTGGAGGTGCTCGGGCGCAGCCCCGTCTGGGTTCCGCTGCCCGAGGGCGGTGGGCCCGACAGTGACGGCCTCACCCTGCCCACGATGCTGATCGGCGGGGAGGCGTACGTCCCCGTCTACAGCTCCGAGGCGCAGCTGCGCCACGGAGCCGGCCCCGCAATGGACTTCGCGATCGCCCCGGCCGTCGAGTTCGCCCGGGGCCTGCCCCCGCAGCTCGGCATCGCCGTCAACCCCGAGGGCGCCGTCGGCGTGCCCCTGCCGCCCGCCGCCGTCGCCGAGCTGTGCCGATTCGGGCGCACCCCCCTCGACGGCCCCGCCACCGGCGGGCGCGTACGGCTCTACGAGCCCGACTGGCAGGACGACCCGGTCGACTTCCTCGCCGCCGCCTCCGAGGAGTTCCGCGCCACCGGAGT
Coding sequences:
- the gcvT gene encoding glycine cleavage system aminomethyltransferase GcvT; the protein is MSTAPRLTALDALHRSLGATMTDFAGWDMPLRYASEREEHTAVRTKAGLFDLSHMGEITLTGPEAVKALDYALVGNISTVGVGRARYTHICVEDGGILDDLIVYRLGETEFMVVANASNAQVVLDALTERAAGFDAEVRDDREAYALIAVQGPESPGILASLTDADLDGLKYYAGLPGTVAGVPALIARTGYTGEDGFELFVAPEHAVELWQALTKAGEGVGLVPCGLSCRDTLRLEAGMPLYGHELTTSLTPFDAGLGRVVKFEKEGDFVGRAALEAAAERAATNPPRKLVGLVAEGRRVPRAGFPVVAEGRVIGEVTSGAPSPTLGKPIAMAYVDAAYAAPGTSGVGVDIRGTHEPYEVVALPFYKRQK
- a CDS encoding AAA family ATPase — protein: MNAVPTQRGAQPLAVGPVRDLRGTTARGPHRLRFPAGDIVVVSGLPGGGKSTLIKRAAEGGGIDSQDTRERWERRMPAALPYAAYRPAVRLAHYWGLWRRLRSGASVVVHDCGTQSWVRALLAGAARRRGRALHLLLLDTTAEEALSGQLARGRRVSAYAFARHRGAVRRLLREAESGRLPAGCASAVLLDRRSAAAVAAITFHP
- a CDS encoding enhanced serine sensitivity protein SseB, which encodes MQGSGWPANELEQVLGTVLGQADAGARILEVLGRSPVWVPLPEGGGPDSDGLTLPTMLIGGEAYVPVYSSEAQLRHGAGPAMDFAIAPAVEFARGLPPQLGIAVNPEGAVGVPLPPAAVAELCRFGRTPLDGPATGGRVRLYEPDWQDDPVDFLAAASEEFRATGVVAAAHRCLASVEAGAPQLYVGVRLVGWDPESRNAPLEALGRALARVPAPWPVQLILLDAADDPVTDWIRERVRPFYLP